A region of Solibacillus isronensis DNA encodes the following proteins:
- a CDS encoding alpha/beta hydrolase: MNYIFNKGKEDKPVFLLLHGTGGDENSLLALAEIIDPEASVLSVRGNILEHGMPRFFRRLAEGVFDMEDLAFRTKELYEFIGEKTSEYGFDRQNIIAIGYSNGANIAANLLFEYENALKGAVLHHPMVPNHEATVAKQDGTQVFIAAGVNDPICPQQEAIDLERYLTDAGANVTLEWESNGHQLTMNEVQKAKAWYERTF, translated from the coding sequence ATGAACTATATTTTTAATAAAGGTAAAGAAGACAAGCCGGTATTTTTACTGTTGCACGGTACAGGCGGAGATGAGAACAGCCTGCTTGCACTTGCAGAAATCATTGATCCGGAAGCATCGGTTTTAAGTGTACGCGGCAATATTTTAGAACACGGGATGCCACGGTTTTTCCGACGGTTAGCTGAAGGCGTTTTTGATATGGAAGACTTGGCTTTCCGTACGAAAGAACTGTATGAATTTATCGGCGAGAAAACAAGCGAATACGGTTTTGACCGTCAAAACATTATTGCGATCGGTTATTCAAACGGTGCAAATATCGCAGCAAATCTGTTATTTGAATATGAAAATGCATTAAAAGGTGCGGTTCTTCATCATCCAATGGTTCCGAATCACGAAGCAACTGTTGCGAAACAAGACGGCACACAAGTATTTATCGCAGCAGGAGTGAATGACCCGATTTGCCCTCAGCAAGAAGCAATTGATCTGGAGCGTTACTTAACGGATGCAGGAGCGAACGTGACATTGGAATGGGAATCGAACGGTCACCAGCTGACGATGAATGAAGTACAAAAAGCTAAAGCTTGGTATGAGCGCACGTTTTAA